ATTTACCAGTATCGATTGTTAGGGACAAAAGTCGTCCCCGATTGCGGCGCCGTCTTGGCGTTAGTCCCTTGCCAGCAAAGGGTTGTGTCGATTGTGCCGAGCGGGGCGGGCCGGCTTTTGTCCACCGTAGAGCGACAACAGGGACAAAAGTCGGACAAAGCTGACGCCCCTACCAAGCCTCGTCGCTCGCCCCGACCATCGCCCCGTCCCGCGACCCGCAGCGGGCGCCACCGTGCCGTTCAAAAAAGCCCCCTGTGCCCGCCGGCACGCCATACCTCTTCAGCATTCTCCCAGAGAGGGTGGCCTGGTTTCGACTTAAAAGTGGCAAGAAAACTGACTGTACACTGCCCCTCGCCCGCTCCCGGCTCGCGTTACTCTTGTAGAGTCCCTGATCCGGCATGCCCTGAATCGGATAGCTGCTTGCTCGATTCCGGCAGCATTTCGGGCGTATTTTGGCCCAACAGGAAGCTTTCCAGCATGTGGCTGCTCGACTCTAGCAACTCCGACAGCTCTTGTTGTTGCGACTCGGTAAAGGGCTGTTCTTGCTCGGCGAACACCTGGATCTGGATCAGCTTCTGAGGCCGGAGGCTAAGCTGTCGGGCGTGGCGCCATTTGTGGATGAGGGTGTCAACCGCGTAGCCGAGGCTTGGCAAGTGGGCAGGCGGCGCAATCAGCCGACCGTCCTCAAAGTAGTTGGCAAACGCGACCCGCCCGTAGGTTCCGCGCTCGCTCTCGAGGTCAGCGGTCACGTACCCCCCGCCTTCGACGGGAACATCGCTCGCCAGGGCGTGGTTGGCCTCACTGGTTTGCCGCCAACCCGAGTTGGTGTAGCAGCCGCAGACGTTGTGCCACCGCCGGTGAAACGGGAAGTCGATGGAGAGTATGGCGGTGTGGTCTCCACCTGCGTCGGTGAGGTAGTAGACCATCGAGAGCGGGGCCAGCTCTGAGATCGTGTTGCGTTCCTGCAGCTCGTGCTTCGTGACGCGCCATGGAGCGACTGCAGCGTCCACACGCGACTCGTCGAGGTCGAGCAGTCGCGCTACCACGCCGCTACGGTCGAGGGTTGACGCGCGGTAATTTGCGTACAGAGCATAGCCGTGCAGCAGACCAACCGCGGCGAAGCACACCGCCAGCGTTCCGAGACGCAGCGCCGGAACGGGGCGCACAGCGGGCCGGTCTAGCAGACGCGCATCCCGGTCCGGCTGTGGAAACAGCAGGAAACTCACCGCACGGTTGTAGAACCTGGCGACGCGGCCTCGTTCCAATGAAAACCCTTCTTCCTGCCAGCCGTCAATCCGAGCGGCTAACGCCGCCAAGGCAAGATCGGTCGACCACAGGCAGAGCATCAGCACCGCGAATGCTGCTAGGCCAACCAACTCGTGCTGCGGCCCGGCTGTCAGGTCAATGCCGTGCCAACTGTACATCGCGGCGATAGCGGTGATCCGCGACGCGTTCATCAGCAACGCCCACCCGACGCTGCAGGCGATCAGCAAGAGCGTGTGCAGCAACGGCCGCTGGCGCCAGACCGCCAGCACCGCCGCCGCGGCGATCACGGACATGGTGGACACAACCCCGCTGCAGGCCTCATCAACAAACAACGGCTTGCCGGGCAGTTCGATGATGTTGCCCGCCCGAACGTGCAGCACGCCTAGGCTGTCAAGCATCAGGCTGCTGAGTCCCGAGCTGCGTTGCTGCAGCGCGGCGGCCAGCTTGCGGTCGGCTTCCAGCGGCATCCGCTGAGTGACCAAGAACAGGGCCCACAGGTCCCAGAACTGGACCGCGCGCACGCGTCGAACCACAAACGCGGCGGCGGCGAGCGTCAGCGTCGCGGCCGCGCCGCCCAGCCAAGGCCCAAACAGCCCCGCGTGCAGCAGCAGCACGCCCAGCGCGCCCGACAGACAAAGCAGTTCCGGCCACCACGAGCGGCTCGCCCGGGGCCCGATGGTCCCCTCGGCGGCCTGCCAACGCTGCCACGCCACGAACCCGATGAAGGCGTAGATGAACGGGAAGTAGGTGTACATGTCGCGAGACGCGAGCACCGACAGCTCGGCCGCGAAGAGGGGGAGCACGCCCAGAGCGATCGCCGCCGCGGCGGCAATGAACAGCGGCTTGCGACCGACGTGGAACTCGGCGTTCGTCGAAGCAAACGTGCTAGGCATGCTCTGTCCTCCCCTGGAGCGGTGGTCTAGTCGGTCGAGACACAAGCCGGTGGCGGGCCGCCCCCCAACACCCATTCGTAAACGTCGATCATCTGGCGGGCGATCTCCGGCCACGAGAACTGCTGCTCAACATAGGCGCGACCGCGGAGGCCCATCGCCCGCAGCTCGTCAGGCGGGGTTCGCATCGCCGAATGGAGGGTGTCGCGCAACACGTCGGGCTGCATCGGGATCCACCAGCCGCAGCGTTCCGTTTGGAGGCACCTCCACGGCGCGCCATGCGTGGTGATGACCGGCACGCCCGCCATCAGCGACTCGGCGACCACGACGCCGAAATTCTCGCTGTAGGTCGGGAGAACAAACAGGCTTGCCTGCTGCAGGAGCCGGTGCTTTGGTTCACCTTCGACAGATCCAATGTACCGCACCCCAGTTTGCAGCTTGGCCTTGGCGAGAATACCTTCCTCGTCAGGTCCAGCGATGACTAGGTCCCACCCCTGAGGCGCCAAGCCTCCCCAGGCCTCCAGAAGCTCTTGGATGCCCTTCTTGCGATGCACGCGGGAGAGGAATAGCACGTAGGGACGCGACGGAGGGGCAGCGTCTGCCTCGGTGAGCGGCAATGGCTCGACCCCATTTGGGATCATCGCGATCGGCTGGCGTGCGCCGAGTTCACGAAGTTCCGCAAGCTCCATCTCACTCGTTGCGTGAACCAGGGCGGCCTCCATAAGATCGCGCCGCGCAAACGCCCACCAGGCTATGCTTTTCTTCCATCTGCGGAAGTTCATCGCCCAGGGGCTAAGCATTCCTCTTGGCGTAACGATTCTAGGCACAGAGAACCGGCGTGCAGCCTCAGCGGATGAACGGTTAATCTGGAGCCATTGCCCGTGATCGTGGATCACGCCCTGGCACCGAGTGGCGAAGCGTTCTAGCACTTCCTTGGGAGTTACAGTAACCTCTACATGCCAGTCGCGTTTTTGAGCTGCGATGCTCCGACAAAGCGCAGGGACGGTCCGTGACGGTCCGCCTTTGCTAGGTTCGAGCGAAGCGACTGAGTGCAGTGCAATCACTTGGTTCAACTGAGCGTCTTCCAGCTAATGCCAGCCCTAAAGTACTTCCGTCGCGGTGGCATTGTATACGGAACCTGCTACACAGCGCGTCAAGGGTTTGCGTATATCCAACGCAGCTTCGCGAGCATCATCCACTCCCAGAGTTTCGCTTCCTGCGGAGCAGACTTTCGTTGTGGAGTGGGTGTTTTCATCGACTACCCGCGCAACATTCGAGTTGGTCATCGCTGCTTAATTGACAACGGAGTTGCAATTGGAGCAGAGTTGCCGCAGGGATCATTAATCATCGGCGATGACGTCCAAATCAACCGGAACTGCAGCATCGACTTCTCGGGGACTCTCACCATAGGGAACGGCACTCTCATCTCAGCGGAGTCAACAATCTTGACCCACGATCACGGTCTCGACCCGCGATCAACTCCTGAAGGAGCATCGCTAGAGATCGGTGACTTTGTATGGATTGGCGCTAGATCTATCATCCTACACTCGGTGAGCCAAATCGGCGCGCGATCAGTAATAGCTGCGGGATCGGTTGTCACCAAAGATGTTCCGTCAGACACGGTTGTTGCCGGAAACCCGGCGAGACCGATTCGGCGCAAGACGTAAACAGCGTTTAGCTAGCAAACGTGGAGATGGATTCCTCTAGAGAGCCGAGCACCTTGATTCCCCAAGTCTCACGAAATACCCCTGCATCCTTCTTCAGCATGCCGTGTAGGTACTCTACTGTTTCAGCGCTAGGCCGACGGTAGGAATTCGCCTCCTTCCTGTAGCTAACACTTGCCCCTAACCGCCGCCTCAAATCGCCGCTCATCGCCCGCCGCAAGGTCTTGCGGTAAATTGCCGAGTTCGCGAACCAACCGGCAAGTCGCATCGGGGTTCGCCGCTGTGCCCTGGAATTCCATACTTCAGTGCTCGCCAGTTTGACTGGCTCGAGACCTAAGAAGCTAAAAACTTTGGCGGCCCCGGCACACCGACTCGCTGAGTACTGCTCAAAACCGACGCACATTACCTGCGATGTCGGGAACACGCTTGTCCATCGTTCAATCTGTGTCGCGTACCTGCTAAAGTCCACGTAGTGACTCTCACGGCGCAATTCTGAATCGATATCCCCGCTAACGCGGCCCGTGTCCAACCAGTGGTTATAGTGACTCACGCACCGCCCGATAACATTACGCACGATGTAGATGACTCGCAAATCCGGCCCAATTACCTTCAAGGCGCGACCTGGCGCGCCGTTGTACATGGGAGACATGGTGTACATTGTGGACGCTTCACCACACAGCGCTGATGTGGGAGCTGCGCGGAATAGCTTAAGGTACGCCTTAAGCCCTCGTGGTGTTAAGACATCATCACTAGAGAGCGAATTGGGCTCTTTCTCATCAGGGAAGAATACTCGCGGGTGTTGGTCGAGGTCACGGAATAACGTTGTCGTGCCTGACTTCATCGCGCCTATGACTAGAAAGTCCGGCGTTCTCAACGTTTTCCCCAACTAGACCTCGATTTCCCTGGAGTTAGACAGTGAGCTTCTACCCCTGCATACGATTAGGGCGGGCACAACAAGTACTATTAGCCGGATAACTCCAAGCCAAAAGCGGTTCGTGTCGTGTGATATCGTATTCGCCATGGTGAAGACCGCGTTAGCCCAAATCCCCATCGCAAGTGCACTTCCACTTCGTGCCGCACGATACACAATTCCGATCGAGTAGCTGAAGGCAAAGAATAGTAGAGACCCAAAGTAGCCAAACGCCTCGTAAGCACGTGCAATCCCCGTCGTCGGAGTGCCTAGCGGTTCTCTGTATCCGAATACCTTAAATCCGTCCGGTGCAGACTGAGTGGTGGGAATAATGTGGTCCCGTAGATCGCCAAACAGTTGCCGCGGCAGTAACAGCCGCCCAACTGTCACCAAATCGGCCGTTCCGAGGTCGTAGTCCCAGGTGCGAGACTTTGCTTCGATCGCAAACGCAGCATTAGTGGTCTCAGCTGTCGCCACGCTCGTTGCTGCCTCTGACAGATCCATTCGTTCGACCGCTGTCGTCGCAGCTTCGCCCATCGCCTCCACCGAAACGCCATGCGCAGCCCACTGACCGGCGCCATCATGGAGTGCATGCCTGTACGATTTCCCAAATGCGAGAAGGATCACCAATCCAGGAACTGCTACGAGACCAATCCATGTCGGTGGACGCTTGCCTCGGGTGAACCACAAGGCACCTAGTACGACGAGCGCAATCTCCGCCACCGCAGTCCGCTTTGCGACTACAAAGACCCGGTATAGCATAAATGCAGCGGAGATACCCAATGGCAGGAGGTAGGACCGATTCTTGGTCCGCATCCACCCGGTAAGCGCAAAGCCAAACGAAATCGCTAGAGACGTCGACAGGAAAGCTATCATCGCAACTGGCCCCTCGGGTTGTCGGGACTCTCTCAGGTGCGATGGCAGAGTAGAAAGCAAGGCGAGAGTTGCGATGCCGACCGACAGCAACCACCATGTTACAGCTACATAGTTAACCTCGGGTTGCTTAAGGGCATTCTTCCAGCGAGCGCTCTTCTGCGAGGCCTCGTAGCCACCGATCGCCATCGCCAGGCACAGCGTAGCCATCAGGATTGTCTTGCTTATCGCCCCGGGTGGAAGCGAATTTGATTCCGACAAGAGCCAGAACTGAGGCCCCCAGAACCCAATAAAGATAATGGAGACAATAAACGACAGTGATAAGATCCCCTCGGGCCGCCTTACGCCGCGGTACACTCCAACCGAGGCTGTAGTGAAGAAAACGATGAGCTCCAAATTCGCGTGATCCACTGCCGATTAACCTTGGCTTGCTACAGAGTCCTTGTGAGACAAAGGGGCAGCGGACGAGTCACGGCGATTCTCAACCTCCCTCAACATTAGATTCGAGCTGTCCAAGTGTGATCGCGTTCATAGCCCAGCGCAACAAGTTGGTCGCCTGCATGCTCCTTGAACGCAGCAACGGCCGCCGGCGTGAAGTGGTTCTTCCAATCGCCCGCGATACCCTTCCTGTTGTGCGAGCTTGCGTCACTCTCTCCTGGCTTCCTGCCCGTTTGCCTCTCGAAGCTGAATTTCTCCACTGTATCTCGTACTCGGACAGGATCGGCAGGCGTCCCCGAATGCGATTCGATGGCCCTGCCGAGGGTTCCGGCGCAGTCGGATAGTAAATCTTCGTAGCGCACCAATGCGACATGTTCCCGACTTGAAGTCCATTGCTGAACGTGGTCCGCCCAAGGAGTTGAAATGCCTAGCGGGCGTGTGCACCAGCGTGTGACGAAGGTTGCCATGTTCTCCGCCGAACTTTCCACTGACCATCTATCGGCAACGGCTTCGGGAAACAATCGCTGAACGTACGCTTTCGTTCCCTCGTCGCCCGCTTCCAATCCTCGGAGCACGTGAAAATAGGCTGATGTGCAGACGTCTCGCCCATCCCTGTACAGGTAGAAGACGCGTCGAAGCCGTGGGCTGTACTTCCAGTGGTTCTGGATAACACAGCTGCAGCCCATAGGGAACACTGTGTGCGTGGGCTTGGGTATCTGGAGGTAGTCAGCGACCATCTTCGCCAGCCAAGTTCCACCCGACTTGGGAAACTCCGTCACGTAGTAGAACGGGAACGACTCGCCCCAGAACTCTCCAACGAACCTTGTCGAGCGAGTGCCGAACCGACGCATCCACCCGGAGATGTAGCTCATAGTGCCAGAATCGAATTGCGTGTTGAACCCGGGCGCGTGCGCCACGGCGCGCGGACCATGGCAGAGAAAGCGTCTATCATTCCTTGCTGAGAGAGAGCCGACGCACGCTTCGTTGAGAAAAACAAGAAGGCAAGGTCGACCAAAGCTAGCATAATCGCTGCACCAGTGACATTCGCCACATTGACCACCGGAACGGCAAATATGCATCCGGCAGCGATGCACGCGAGTAGCGTTAGCGAGAATGACTCGTGCTTGTTCATGGACCTTGCAAGAGTGGTGTTCACCATCGCGACGGCGTGCGCGGAGGCTCCAAGCAAGAGTGCGAAGAACGCGGTTGCGTTGTAAGCAACCTGGTCGTCGAGCCAAACTGAAGTAATCACCGGTCCGAGTGCGGCGAGCGCTAATGCTGCGCTAACCGATGCCCAGAATGACGAAGACAACAGCAGATCGTACATTCGCCGCAAGAGCTGCAAGTCCCCCTTTGCAATGGCGGCCGACATTTCCTGCTGCACCGCGCGATTCACTGTTCGGGTCAGTTGGAGCACTAACGAAGAAAGAGTTCGGAACGCAGTGAATGCCACCACAGCCGATGCTGAACTCGTATACCCTATGACTGCCACCATCGACTGTGACCGCAGCCCCGCAGCAAGCGGTAGAAGCGTATCAGCCAAGGAAGGTCGAACTAGTGATCGTGCAGAGTTGAAAGTAGCGCTGGCAAAACCAAAGCTTAGCCATGGCACTTGCTTCCTGAGTGCGGCGAATCCAAGCAGTACGAAGACCGCTTGACCGGCGACCATCGCAAAGGCCACCGCTGATGGCGTACCTCGGCTGAGCAATGTGATAACGACAGCGACGAATGCTGCTAGCCTTGAGCCGTGCTGCCACATGAAGCCCGTAGCGTACTTCCCTGCCGCCCTGTAGCCCGCAAGCAACAGCCCAACCACAAGCTGGAGACTCACCTGAAATGCAAACGCGATGAGCAGCGTCGTCACTGTGCTACGATCCAAGGCTCTAAACCCAAATAAACGACCTAGATCGACGAACGCGAGTAGAACGGCACCGAGCAGAATCAGTACGCCAACGGCCAAAGTTATTAGGCTAGAGGTCTGGAACACTTCCTCGACTCTGCGCTTGTCGTCGTGCGCCGCTAGTATCATCTCCGTGCCGCCCGCTGACGCAAAGCCACCGCCTCCTTGAGCAATGAATGTAGGCAGAGCAGCCAAGATCAACCACTCCCCGTACTGCTGCTCCCCCCAGCAGGTCAGGTACAAGGGAACGCTTAGAAGTTGGGTCGCGACGGTGACAATCTGCCCGAAGGCATTCGCGCCAATACCTCGTAGAGTTCGCTTTCGAATCGACATTAGAAGTTGGGCGCCAAGCTCACTTCAGGTCTGCCTCGACCATCATGTGCACCAGCTCGGTGAAGCTTACCTTCGGCTCCCAGCCGAGCTCGGTGCGGGCGCGGGTGGAATCGCCGAGCAGCAGGTCGACCTCGGCGGGGCGGTAGTAGCGGGGGTCGACCTGGATCAGCGTGCGGCCGTCGGGGCCGAGGCCCTGCTCGGCGTCGCCTTCGCCCTGCCAGGTGATCGGCATGTCGGCGTGGGCGAAGGCGATCTCGCAGAACTCGCGGACGGAGTGGGTCTCGTTGGTCGACAGCACGTAGTCGTCGGGCGTGTCGGCCTGCAGCATCCGCCACATGCCCTCGACGTAGTCGCCGGCGAAGCCCCAGTCGCGCTTGGCGTCGAGGTTGCCGAGGTACAGGCACTCCTGCTCGCCGCGGGCGATGGCGCCGACCGCGCGGGTGATCTTGCGGGTGACGAAGGTTTCGCCGCGGCGTGGCGACTCGTGGTTGAACAGGATTCCGTTGACGGCGAACATGCCGTACGACTCACGGTAGTTCTTGGTGACCCAAAACGCGTACGCCTTGGCGGCCGCGTACGGGCTGCGGGGGTAGAAGGGGGTGGTCTCCTTCTGGGGCGTCTCGACGACTTTGCCGTACAGCTCCGACGAGGACGCCTGGTAGAACTTGGCGTCGAGCTCGAGCTCACGCATCGCCTCGAGTAGGCGGATCGTTCCGAGGCCGGTGACGTCGCCGGTGTACTCGGGCACCTCGAACGAGACCTTCACGTGCGACTGAGCGCCGAGGTTGTAGATCTCGTCGGGGCGGATCATCTTCAGGTGCCGGTTCAGCGACGACGCGTCGGCCAGGTCGGCGTAAACCAGATGAAGCCGCGGGTCGTGCTCGTGCGGGTCCTGGTAGATGTGGTCGATGCGGTCGGTGTTGAAGCTGGACGAGCGGCGCACCGTGCCCCAGACGTCGTAGCCCTTCTCGAGCAGCAGTTCGGCGAGGTAAGAGCCGTCCTGGCCGGTGATTCCTGTGATGAGTGCTTTCTTCGACATGGGTCTCTCGTGGACGTCGGTATCCGTTGTGGTGGGCTACTGGGCCCGGAGGGTGGCGGACTGATTGCTGGCGAGGAAATCCTGGTAGGTCAATCGGAGCCCGTCACTCAGGCTGATAGCGGGCGTCCAACCGGTGGACTGGATGCGTGACGAATCGGTCAGCTTGCGGGGTGTGCCGTCTGGCCGCGAGGTGTCGTAGCTAATGCGGCCGGTGTAGCCGACGGTCTGAGCGATGAGCTGGGCGAGCTCGCCGATTGGGATGTCCTGGCCGGTGCCGGCGTTGACCCAGTCGGGCGGGTCGGGGAGGTTGAGCAGGTGGACCAGCGCGGCGGCCAGGTCGTCGACGTGCAGGAACTCGCGGCGGGGCTTGCCGGTTCCCCAGACGACCACCTCTTCGAGGCCGTCCTCTTTCGCCTCGTGGAACCGCCGCAGCAGGCCGGGCAGCACGTGGCTGTTCTCTGGGTGGTAGTTGTCGCCGGGCCCGTACAGGTTGGTGGGCATGGCCGAGTGGTAGGTCACGCCGTACTCCTGGCGGTAGTACTGGCAGAGCTTCAGCCCGGTGATCTTGGCCAGAGCGTAGGCCTCGTTGGTGACTTCCAGCGGCGAGGTGAGCAGCGAGTCCTCCGGGATCGGCTGCGGCGCCAGCTTGGGGTAGATGCAGGTGCTGCCGAGGAACAGCAGCCGCCCGACGCCCGCCTCGTAGGCGCCCTGAATCGTGTTGAGCGCGATGCGGGTGTTGTCGATCATGAACTCGACCGGGTAGGTCGAGTTTGCGACGATGCCGCCGACCTTGGCGGCGGCGACGATCACCTGGTCGGGCTTCTCTGCAGTGTAGAACTCGTTGACGGCGGTTTGGCTGGTGAGGTCGAGCTCCTCGCGGGTGCGGAGGATGAGCTCGTAGCGCGGGTCGTTCTCTAGAGCGCGGACCAGCGCCTTGCCCACCATGCCGCGGTGGCCGGCGATGTACAGTCGAGTCTTTGAGGAGGAGTTGCTCACGGCTTCATGGTCGGCAGCTAGGAGGTAACGAGCAGGTCGGCGTGCACTTCCACGACGATCCCGCCCCCAAGGGCGCCAACGCCGACCCACACCTTGTGGGGCCGCGACGCGTCAAGCACCACGCCCTCCCAGTCCTTCATGGCGCCGCCGGTGACCCGGACCCGCTGGCCCTTCACCACGTGATTGTACAGCTCGACGCTCTCCGGCCTGGTCTGCAGGCACGACTCGAGCGACTGGAGCTCGCGGCGGAGCACGTCGTGCTCGGCGTCGTTGGTGGGCAGGAAGTGCAAGATCCGGTTCGTGCGGACCGCCTCGAGGCGGCGGGTTTCTTCGGCGGCGAAGAATAAGTAGGAGGGGAAGAGGGGGAGCAGCGAACGCCGCCGGCGGCCCCCGGAGGTGGTGAGCCGCTCGACCATCGGCAGGAAGTACGAAACGCCCAGGCTCATCAGGTCCCGGGCGAGTGACTTCTCCTGCCGCGGCTTGCAGTACGCCACGTGCCACGGCGTTGCCCAGTCCTCCGCCGACAGCTGGGCTGACGCGGTGGGCGCGGAGTAGCTGATCGGTGGGTCAGCGTTTTGGGTGAGCAAGGCGGGAGGAAGCTCAGGAGGCGGGGCAGGGTGGGTGGACTCCGTCCACGTCAGCGCACCTCAATGAGTGCACATCCGGGCGAGCCACATCCGTCCTTTCAGTGTAGCTGGGGGTGAAACCCCCACAAGCGGAGGGCAGCGGTTGGTCTGAGATAGGCGGGAAAACGCGACCGTTTGTGCCGGATGCGCGCTGCCCGCGCATCGCCGGGCCGCGGGGTCGATCTCGGTGGGAGTCTGACGATTGCGCGGAGAAGGCGTCTCGCAGAACCCATTCGGATGTGCTGCTGGTAGACCAGCCCCTCATTCGGCGCTTCGGGCAAGCGCACCGCTCCGCCCCGCCGCTCAACGCCATCCAAATCGCAGCACTTTCCCAGAAGAGTGGTCCGAATCGTTCTGTCCAGAAAAAAAAGCGGTGCGGACAAGAATTGGCGCGGACTTCCACATAGCTTGACTGCAAGCACTTACTGCGCAACCCATTACACAGGTTCTACCTGAACGCCGATGCGAGGGTTTCGTCCGATCCAGCTCGCGCAGACTCGGACACCTCACGATGCTCAACGCGGTTTCACAAACAGAGCGACGCAGGCGCACGAACGCGCACTCCCCAGTAGACCGCGCTGGGTAGCCGTTCTCAGCAACGAATTGCGATCGCGACCGGAACTGGGCATCCGGACCATAAGCCGCGAGCCGTCTTTGCTGCGCGCAAGCAACGCCCTACCGTTCATTCACGCCCACCAACTACCCGGGCGTCAATTTCACCAACGTTCGCGGGATCAACGAAACGCACCTGGTTGGCAACCCGTGAGTACTTGAGCTAGGCGTGGCCAGGACGGGCTTACGCTACGACGGGTAGGGTTACGCGGAGGTCGCCTACCCAGGCAGCCTTGCTCTAGCAGCCCACGACATCGACGGAGGAACCAACGTTCGTCTCTAACCTTGCCGCCGTCCGACAGGTCAGGGGCTTGTCTACGACGGCGCCAAGCAGCGGTGGCATTCAGGCCTTCGCTGTCGACGGCGGCAATACTACTGGCGCCTACAGGCCGGGGCCCGGCCGAACGAGCCGCGATCTCACGACTACGCACTTCTCCCCTGGGACGCTCACGCTCAATTCTAACTGGAGAGGTTCCCAGCATCGCAGGCGCGTTGGGCTGGTTCAACCGATCGCTTGCGGTAGCTGCGCGGCCAAGGGAAGGTGGTTGATCTTCGACGAAGGATGCTCCACCGGTGACTTGGCGGACGTCAGTCCCCGGAGACTCTCCGGGGAACGCGTGTGGACTTCGCCGGTGAATCGGGGCGCGCTTGACTCGCTCAATGCGCCGAATGCGATGATGTCCTCCAGTGCGACAGGCCCGCTGTTCACAAGCGATGCTTGTGCGGCGGCTCCTACGCCCGCATAAAGTTCCGGATTGAGTCAGTCGTTGTGGCGCCCAAGTTCGGCATGCTTCTGCTGGCGGGCACGCGGCTATTGTTGTGGTGTAGTGCCACCGGCCCGCCGCGATGCCTAAGCTAACGCGCTGAGCTCTGCTCTTGCGAATTCTCAAACGCGGTTCGGGGCGCCGAAAAGGTCCGCGGAAACAATCTACTCGGCCCTAAGGGAATGCCACCGACGCAGCGCATGGATCAGGACGCCGAGAGCCTGCTTCTCGGTGGCCTCCTCAATGTGGCTGAGCACGCCGGCGGGTGGGTCTTCCCAGTCTGAGTCGATGCTCCCGCTTGGGCCGGCGATCTTGCACAGCGAGGCGCAGACCATGCCATCGAGCCGATAGGAACGATCTCGTCTGACTTTATTGCTCATCGATGCCTTGCTTTCCCTCGCTCTGATACTGTTCTCTACGCCAAAGGGAAGAATTGCTTGAACTCGGCGCCGTGAACCACGCTTCGCGCTCTAGCTTCTCACCACTGACTTGGCTACCGTCCCACGGATGTGAGCTGTTGTAGGCGGAGCAGTAGTTGGGTCAGATCACTGCCGCCGTCACTCGACGGCGGGCTTCGATGCGGCCGCACCCGTTCCTCCACTGTCGTCGTCGAGCACGCAACCCGTCGGTCGATGACGGAGAAGGTTCGATTGCACAGGAACCGTACTGCCCGACGGTAAACC
This genomic interval from Posidoniimonas corsicana contains the following:
- a CDS encoding glycosyltransferase; translated protein: MIALHSVASLEPSKGGPSRTVPALCRSIAAQKRDWHVEVTVTPKEVLERFATRCQGVIHDHGQWLQINRSSAEAARRFSVPRIVTPRGMLSPWAMNFRRWKKSIAWWAFARRDLMEAALVHATSEMELAELRELGARQPIAMIPNGVEPLPLTEADAAPPSRPYVLFLSRVHRKKGIQELLEAWGGLAPQGWDLVIAGPDEEGILAKAKLQTGVRYIGSVEGEPKHRLLQQASLFVLPTYSENFGVVVAESLMAGVPVITTHGAPWRCLQTERCGWWIPMQPDVLRDTLHSAMRTPPDELRAMGLRGRAYVEQQFSWPEIARQMIDVYEWVLGGGPPPACVSTD
- a CDS encoding sulfotransferase domain-containing protein, yielding MSYISGWMRRFGTRSTRFVGEFWGESFPFYYVTEFPKSGGTWLAKMVADYLQIPKPTHTVFPMGCSCVIQNHWKYSPRLRRVFYLYRDGRDVCTSAYFHVLRGLEAGDEGTKAYVQRLFPEAVADRWSVESSAENMATFVTRWCTRPLGISTPWADHVQQWTSSREHVALVRYEDLLSDCAGTLGRAIESHSGTPADPVRVRDTVEKFSFERQTGRKPGESDASSHNRKGIAGDWKNHFTPAAVAAFKEHAGDQLVALGYERDHTWTARI
- a CDS encoding sulfotransferase family protein: MGKTLRTPDFLVIGAMKSGTTTLFRDLDQHPRVFFPDEKEPNSLSSDDVLTPRGLKAYLKLFRAAPTSALCGEASTMYTMSPMYNGAPGRALKVIGPDLRVIYIVRNVIGRCVSHYNHWLDTGRVSGDIDSELRRESHYVDFSRYATQIERWTSVFPTSQVMCVGFEQYSASRCAGAAKVFSFLGLEPVKLASTEVWNSRAQRRTPMRLAGWFANSAIYRKTLRRAMSGDLRRRLGASVSYRKEANSYRRPSAETVEYLHGMLKKDAGVFRETWGIKVLGSLEESISTFAS
- a CDS encoding lipopolysaccharide biosynthesis protein, with the protein product MSIRKRTLRGIGANAFGQIVTVATQLLSVPLYLTCWGEQQYGEWLILAALPTFIAQGGGGFASAGGTEMILAAHDDKRRVEEVFQTSSLITLAVGVLILLGAVLLAFVDLGRLFGFRALDRSTVTTLLIAFAFQVSLQLVVGLLLAGYRAAGKYATGFMWQHGSRLAAFVAVVITLLSRGTPSAVAFAMVAGQAVFVLLGFAALRKQVPWLSFGFASATFNSARSLVRPSLADTLLPLAAGLRSQSMVAVIGYTSSASAVVAFTAFRTLSSLVLQLTRTVNRAVQQEMSAAIAKGDLQLLRRMYDLLLSSSFWASVSAALALAALGPVITSVWLDDQVAYNATAFFALLLGASAHAVAMVNTTLARSMNKHESFSLTLLACIAAGCIFAVPVVNVANVTGAAIMLALVDLAFLFFSTKRASALSQQGMIDAFSAMVRAPWRTRPGSTRNSILAL
- the gmd gene encoding GDP-mannose 4,6-dehydratase — encoded protein: MSKKALITGITGQDGSYLAELLLEKGYDVWGTVRRSSSFNTDRIDHIYQDPHEHDPRLHLVYADLADASSLNRHLKMIRPDEIYNLGAQSHVKVSFEVPEYTGDVTGLGTIRLLEAMRELELDAKFYQASSSELYGKVVETPQKETTPFYPRSPYAAAKAYAFWVTKNYRESYGMFAVNGILFNHESPRRGETFVTRKITRAVGAIARGEQECLYLGNLDAKRDWGFAGDYVEGMWRMLQADTPDDYVLSTNETHSVREFCEIAFAHADMPITWQGEGDAEQGLGPDGRTLIQVDPRYYRPAEVDLLLGDSTRARTELGWEPKVSFTELVHMMVEADLK
- the xrtU gene encoding exosortase U; translated protein: MPSTFASTNAEFHVGRKPLFIAAAAAIALGVLPLFAAELSVLASRDMYTYFPFIYAFIGFVAWQRWQAAEGTIGPRASRSWWPELLCLSGALGVLLLHAGLFGPWLGGAAATLTLAAAAFVVRRVRAVQFWDLWALFLVTQRMPLEADRKLAAALQQRSSGLSSLMLDSLGVLHVRAGNIIELPGKPLFVDEACSGVVSTMSVIAAAAVLAVWRQRPLLHTLLLIACSVGWALLMNASRITAIAAMYSWHGIDLTAGPQHELVGLAAFAVLMLCLWSTDLALAALAARIDGWQEEGFSLERGRVARFYNRAVSFLLFPQPDRDARLLDRPAVRPVPALRLGTLAVCFAAVGLLHGYALYANYRASTLDRSGVVARLLDLDESRVDAAVAPWRVTKHELQERNTISELAPLSMVYYLTDAGGDHTAILSIDFPFHRRWHNVCGCYTNSGWRQTSEANHALASDVPVEGGGYVTADLESERGTYGRVAFANYFEDGRLIAPPAHLPSLGYAVDTLIHKWRHARQLSLRPQKLIQIQVFAEQEQPFTESQQQELSELLESSSHMLESFLLGQNTPEMLPESSKQLSDSGHAGSGTLQE
- a CDS encoding acyltransferase yields the protein MPALKYFRRGGIVYGTCYTARQGFAYIQRSFASIIHSQSFASCGADFRCGVGVFIDYPRNIRVGHRCLIDNGVAIGAELPQGSLIIGDDVQINRNCSIDFSGTLTIGNGTLISAESTILTHDHGLDPRSTPEGASLEIGDFVWIGARSIILHSVSQIGARSVIAAGSVVTKDVPSDTVVAGNPARPIRRKT